Proteins encoded together in one Coregonus clupeaformis isolate EN_2021a chromosome 30, ASM2061545v1, whole genome shotgun sequence window:
- the LOC121533157 gene encoding beta-2-glycoprotein 1-like isoform X2: MAPSLALLLICLLALYTPVTSKKECGRPPLIEGMELEGLQRVYSPGDEVALQCKRGYTPTSGSRTIICTASGDWSKSRLKCSTKSCSFPEALDHGDMEFVDIVYQSTINYTCHEGYTLQGASTIECLDDGQWSEPPPKCTVVTCSAPTGINNGYMTINDKREHGFKETVRYGCNIDYVLDGPVEIECLKTGDWSIKPVCRAPCKVGIKRGRILYNGRKFWIKDFEPNKISHADVILVYCMNKEKKCGYAVSTQCIDGKLKIPECFEEPSDVTYTLNYDSLPSEIAQC; this comes from the exons ATGGCCCCAAGTCTGGCTTTGCTGCTGATCTGTCTGCTTGCCTTGTATACACCAGTGACATCCAAGAAAG AATGTGGCCGCCCGCCCCTGATTGAAGGTATGGAACTGGAGGGGCTCCAGAGGGTGTACTCCCCCGGAGACGAGGTGGCGCTGCAGTGTAAACGAGGATATACACCCACCTCAGGCTCTCGCACAATCATCTGCACTGCTAGCGGAGACTGGTCCAAGTCTAGACTCAAGTGCTCAA CAAAGAGTTGCTCTTTCCCAGAAGCACTAGACCATGGAGACATGGAGTTTGTGGACATTGTCTACCAGAGTACCATCAACTACACCTGCCATGAGGG GTATACCCTGCAAGGAGCCAGTACGATTGAGTGCTTGGATGACGGACAATGGAGTGAGCCACCACCGAAGTGTACAG TGGTGACCTGTTCAGCTCCAACAGGCATCAACAACGGCTACATGACTATTAATGATAAGAGGGAGCATGGCTTCAAGGAGACTGTCAGATATGGATGTAATATAGACTATGTCCTGGATGGGCCTGTGGAGATCGAATGTCTCAAAACAGGGGATTGGTCAATAAAGCCAGTTTGCAGGG CTCCATGCAAGGTAGGTATTAAAAGAGGACGCATCCTTTACAATGGAAGGAAATTTTGGATAAAGGATTTCGAGCCCAATAAAATCTCGCATGCGGACGTCATCTTGGTCTACTGTATGAACAAGGAGAAGAAGTGTGGCTATGCAGTGTCAACCCAGTGCATCGATGGAAAACTCAAGATCCCCGAATGCTTTGAAG AACCAAGTGATGTGACATATACATTGAACTATGATTCCCTGCCATCTGAGATAGCCCAGTGCTGA
- the LOC123481331 gene encoding beta-2-glycoprotein 1-like, translating into MNPTLALLLLCQLALSVTSKKVCGRPPVTDGIDTLGLKRVYEIGEEVTLACERGYIPGKARTARITCSASGEWTKLDLVCSPKMCPLPKPMQKPGMIDVPFKSVLNYTCDDGYVMIGANESVCLHDGTLSAPPPMCKAVSCALPQAPKHGKIVYDNKKFTGNETRYGQSWTYECLPPRAPIGNERGSCLTSGNVTEPPVCKEVSCSIPPTIDHGIITFAVMREAGYKEKVKYQCQEHYVLDGSEEIQCQNTGNWSTLPVCRAPCKVNINRGRILYNAKKIWIGDLKPNRVLHGEPVVFYCLNKELKCGIPVASQCIDGTLNTPECFKEPGKMEYTLKPKSLPSEIAMCPADLTK; encoded by the exons ATGAACCCAACCCTGGCTTTACTGCTGCTCTGCCAGCTTGCCTTGTCAGTGACATCCAAGAAAG TATGTGGCCGTCCGCCCGTGACCGACGGTATAGATACGCTGGGCCTAAAGCGTGTGTATGAGATTGGAGAAGAGGTGACCCTGGCGTGTGAGCGTGGATACATACCTGGGAAAGCCAGAACAGCCAGGATCACCTGCTCTGCCTCGGGAGAGTGGACCAAACTGGACCTTGTGTGTTCTC CAAAGATGTGCCCTCTCCCCAAGCCTATGCAAAAGCCAGGGATGATTGACGTGCCATTCAAGAGTGTACTCAACTACACCTGTGATGACGG GTACGTCATGATCGGAGCCAATGAGAGCGTGTGTTTACACGACGGTACCCTCAGTGCACCACCACCAATGTGTAAAG CTGTGAGTTGTGCTCTGCCTCAAGCACCTAAGCATGGTAAAATTGTCTATGACAATAAGAAGTTCACCGGCAATGAAACCCGGTACGGACAGAGTTGGACATATGAGTGTTTGCCGCCAAGAGCTCCCATTGGCAACGAGAGAGGATCGTGCCTGACCAGTGGAAACGTGACTGAGCCACCAGTATGCaagg AGGTGAGTTGCTCCATCCCACCAACGATAGACCACGGCATCATCACCTTTGCTGTGATGAGGGAGGCTGGCTACAAGGAGAAGGTCAAGTACCAGTGCCAGGAACACTACGTTCTGGACGGCTCTGAGGAAATACAGTGTCAGAATACAGGCAACTGGTCCACTTTGCCCGTTTGTAGAG CCCCCTGTAAAGTTAACATCAACAGAGGTCGCATCTTATACAACGCCAAGAAGATCTGGATTGGGGATTTGAAACCCAATAGAGTCCTTCACGGGGAGCCTGTTGTGTTCTACTGTCTGAACAAGGAGCTGAAGTGTGGCATTCCAGTAGCAAGTCAGTGCATCGACGGCACACTTAATACCCCAGAATGCTTTAAAG aaccaggcaagatggagtacaCCCTCAAGCCCAAATCACTTCCATCTGAGATTGCGATGTGTCCTGCTGACCTAACAAAATAA
- the LOC121533157 gene encoding beta-2-glycoprotein 1-like isoform X1 — MAPSLALLLICLLALYTPVTSKKECGRPPLIEGMELEGLQRVYSPGDEVALQCKRGYTPTSGSRTIICTASGDWSKSRLKCSTKSCSFPEALDHGDMEFVDIVYQSTINYTCHEGYTLQGASTIECLDDGQWSEPPPKCTAVTCGLPPIPKYGKIVYDRKFTGNTTVFGFGGTYECIPPLALIGNERGWCSTNGNWTEPPECKLVTCSAPTGINNGYMTINDKREHGFKETVRYGCNIDYVLDGPVEIECLKTGDWSIKPVCRAPCKVGIKRGRILYNGRKFWIKDFEPNKISHADVILVYCMNKEKKCGYAVSTQCIDGKLKIPECFEEPSDVTYTLNYDSLPSEIAQC; from the exons ATGGCCCCAAGTCTGGCTTTGCTGCTGATCTGTCTGCTTGCCTTGTATACACCAGTGACATCCAAGAAAG AATGTGGCCGCCCGCCCCTGATTGAAGGTATGGAACTGGAGGGGCTCCAGAGGGTGTACTCCCCCGGAGACGAGGTGGCGCTGCAGTGTAAACGAGGATATACACCCACCTCAGGCTCTCGCACAATCATCTGCACTGCTAGCGGAGACTGGTCCAAGTCTAGACTCAAGTGCTCAA CAAAGAGTTGCTCTTTCCCAGAAGCACTAGACCATGGAGACATGGAGTTTGTGGACATTGTCTACCAGAGTACCATCAACTACACCTGCCATGAGGG GTATACCCTGCAAGGAGCCAGTACGATTGAGTGCTTGGATGACGGACAATGGAGTGAGCCACCACCGAAGTGTACAG CGGTGACATGTGGTCTTCCTCCAATACCGAAATATGGGAAAATAGTCTACGACAGAAAGTTCACAGGCAACACGACTGTGTTTGGTTTTGGGGGGACCTACGAGTGTATCCCTCCACTTGCCCTCATAGGCAATGAGAGGGGATGGTGCAGCACTAACGGAAACTGGACTGAGCCACCAGAATGTAAAT TGGTGACCTGTTCAGCTCCAACAGGCATCAACAACGGCTACATGACTATTAATGATAAGAGGGAGCATGGCTTCAAGGAGACTGTCAGATATGGATGTAATATAGACTATGTCCTGGATGGGCCTGTGGAGATCGAATGTCTCAAAACAGGGGATTGGTCAATAAAGCCAGTTTGCAGGG CTCCATGCAAGGTAGGTATTAAAAGAGGACGCATCCTTTACAATGGAAGGAAATTTTGGATAAAGGATTTCGAGCCCAATAAAATCTCGCATGCGGACGTCATCTTGGTCTACTGTATGAACAAGGAGAAGAAGTGTGGCTATGCAGTGTCAACCCAGTGCATCGATGGAAAACTCAAGATCCCCGAATGCTTTGAAG AACCAAGTGATGTGACATATACATTGAACTATGATTCCCTGCCATCTGAGATAGCCCAGTGCTGA